The following are from one region of the Oscarella lobularis chromosome 3, ooOscLobu1.1, whole genome shotgun sequence genome:
- the LOC136184641 gene encoding arylsulfatase A-like produces MAAAFVLLFLVFFVSVHDAQKPNIVLLFADDLGYGDLGVYGHPTSSSPNLDKMAKEGLLFTQFYSASPVCSPSRAALITGRYQTRSGIWPSVFGAASTGGLPHNETTVAEILKKEGYATAIVGKWHLGVGANNTYLPTNHGFDYYMGIPYSHDMCPCLICFYPDQPCFDKCRTDDTPCPLFENTKIVKQPADFTTLTATYTNAATGFINQNAEAKKPFFLYMPYQHTHHPQFASKAFRNSSIRGTFGDSLSEMDSSIGEIFQAIKSAGVENNTFVFFTADNGPSLTRQVRGGNQGLLKCGKGTTYEGGMREPAIAWMPGKIKPGRTNELGATVDVFVTITKLAGGQVPTDRPIDGVDMSPILFEGGQSNRNFYYYYPMSPNPSTGVFATRLKQYKAHFYTKGGLAGPPYYDEDCWGKTPEKKHDPPLLFDIMQDPSEKYPLSGEKYAAILETIVKMTEKFNSEMIWGNSEIHGSNSSAMPCCRPSCSPFPSCCTCGTKNTGSPFGFSPAFELLV; encoded by the exons ATGGCAGCAGCCTTTGTCCTGCTATTCTTAGTTTTCTTTGTGTCGGTACACGACGCACAGAAGCCAAACATCGTTCTCCTTTTTGCCGACGAC CTTGGCTACGGTGATTTGGGTGTGTACGGTCAtccaacgtcatcgtctccaAACTTGGACAAAATGGCCAAGGAAGGATTGCTATTTACACAGTTCTACAGTGCCAGTCCTGTCTGCAGTCCTTCTCG AGCTGCTTTGATAACTGGCCGTTATCAGACCAGAAGTGGCATATGGCCAAGCGTATTTGGTGCAGCTTCGACAGGTGGCTTGCCTCACAACGAGACTACAGTGGCCGAGATACTCAAAAAGGAAGGCTATGCCACAGCTATTGTAGGAAAATGGCATTTG GGTGTTGGGGCTAACAATACATACTTGCCAACTAATCATGGTTTTGATTACTACATG GGAATTCCTTACTCACATGATATGTGTCCCTGTCTGATTTGCTTCTATCCTGACCAGCCCTGCTTTGATAAATGCAGAACTG ATGACACTCCCTGTCCGCTATTTGAGAACACGAAGATTGTAAAACAGCCAGCTGATTTCACTACTCTCACCGCTACGTACACAAATGCAGCGACGGGATTTATAAATCAAAACGCAG AAGCGAAAAAGCCATTTTTCCTTTACATGCCATACCAGCACACTCATCATCCACAGTTTGCTAGCAAAGCATTTCGAAATTCATCTATACGTGGAACATTTGGCGATTCTTTG AGCGAAATGGATTCGAGTATTGGCGAAATTTTTCAAGCAATTAAATCGGCTGGAGTAGAAAATAATACCTTTGTGTTCTTCACAGCTGATAACGG GCCGTCGCTAACTCGTCAAGTTCGAGGAGGCAACCAGGGTCTGCTAAAATGCGGAAAAGGAACGACATACGAGGGAGGAATGAGAGAACCAGCCATAGCCTGGATGCCAGGAAAAATCAAGCCTGGCAGAACAAATGAA CTCGGTGCCACGGTTGACGTCTTTGTTACCATTACAAAATTGGCAGGTGGTCAAGTTCCCACTGACAGACCTATTGATGGCGTTGATATGTCTCCGATACTTTTTGAAGGAGGACAG AGCAATCGCAAtttctattattattacccAATGAGTCCTAATCCAAGCACGGGAGTCTTTGCTACTCGCTTGAAACAATACAAAGCCCACTTTTACACCAAAGG GGGCTTGGCCGGACCTCCTTATTATGATGAAGACTGTTGGGGAAAAACTCCTGAAAAGAAACATGACCCTCCCTTGCTGTTTGACATTATGCAAGATCCATCCGAAAAGTATCCACTTTCCGGTGAAAAATACGCAGCGATTTTGGAGACTATTGTCAAG ATGACAGAAAAATTTAACTCGGAAATGATTTGGGGGAACTCCGAGATTCATGGAAGCAACTCTAGCGCCATGCCCTGCTGTCGTCCGTCGTGTTCACCATTTCCATCGTGCTGCACTTGCGGTACAAAGAACACTGGCAGTCCTTTTGGATTTAGTCCTGCTTTTGAACTGCTCGTTTGA
- the LOC136185513 gene encoding solute carrier family 52, riboflavin transporter, member 3-B-like, giving the protein MPKSYEIAAFVFAALLGSGSWVAVNGVFSVSQPLWTRTPECYTLAAILAVTIQLGNIGAFLYVFADRCLLAGKEDRRKLQERTIWTMYGIGTLSCVLLAFLWDKTGYIAGKHFSIALIFLTWCLALVDCTSTVTFLPYMGRFSPQLISALYVGEGFSGVIPAVLGLIQTQNTPLANESSYNCSDQAIESLRFSVGVYFGLLALLMLLMSLIGFAGLNFYGGMRKLRKPEENQSLINNKEEECPETSIDNPEETINTTIETPCHQRSAVTCSRYYCLSLLLVTGWINFLTNGLLPPVSPYAYEPYGDHWSAAIVNIGLIFCPITAFISYWLPWKKILKQRTVITLVSVIVAISNALGGFVMWVASPMCDRDRPFHGEPGGAILMLLVSVVITSGMLFLKITLAKEMERQRGKTGLLYYGIATQVGSMLGAFSIIVPVIKNLFQQPSKSSCGI; this is encoded by the exons ATGCCGAAATCGTACGAAATTGCGgcgttcgttttcgccgcgcTTTTAGGTTCCGGTTCTTGGGTGGCAGTCAATGGCGTTTTCTCCGTTTCTCAACCGCTATGGACTCGTACCCCAGAGTGCTACACTCTCGCGGCGATACTGGCCGTTACTATACAGCTGGGCAACATCGGAGCGTTTCTCTACGTATTCGCCGATCGATGTCTATTGGCAGGGAAAGAAGATCGAAGAAAACTCCAAGAGAGAACGATATGGACGATGTACGGGATCGGGACACTGTCTTGTGTTCTCCTCGCGTTTCTCTGGGATAAAACTGGTTACATAGCAGGAAAACATTTCAGCATTGCTCTTATCTTCTTGACGTGGTGCTTAGCTTTAGTCGACTGCACTTCAACAGTCACATTTCTGCCTTACATGGGTCGGTTTTCTCCCCAACTTATCAGTGCACTCTACGTTGGAGAAG gttTCAGTGGCGTGATTCCTGCTGTTTTGGGATTGATTCAGACGCAGAATACTCCGCTTGCAAATGAGTCGAGCTATAACTGTTCGGATCAAGCTATCGAGAGCCTGCGTTTTTCCGTTGGCGTCTACTTCGGCTTGCTTGCTCTTCTCATGCTTCTCATGAGTTTGATTGGTTTTGCTGGTCTAAATTTCTATGGAGGAATGAGAAAATTACGGAAACCTGAGGAAAATCAAAGCCTTATTAACAACAAAGAGGAAGAATGCCCGGAAACTTCCATTGATAACCCTGAAGAGACAATAAATACCACTATTGAAACTCCGTGCCACCAAAGATCAGCAGTGACTTGCTCTCGTTATTATTGTCTATCCTTGCTCTTGGTAACGGGATGGATCAACTTTCTTACCAACGGTCTTTTACCGCCTGTATCGCCATACGCATATGAGCCATACGGAGATCACTGGTCTGCAGCTATAGTCAACATTGGATTAATATTTTGTCCTATTACAGCGTTCATATCTTACTGGTTACCGTGGAAGAAAATTCTAAAGCAACGCACTGTGATTACACTTGTAAGTGTCATTGTTGCGATCTCAAATGCCTTGGGTGGATTTGTCATGTGGGTTGCTTCGCCAATGTGCGATCGAGACAGGCCATTTCATGGGGAGCCAGGTGGAGCCATTCTAATG CTATTGGTTAGTGTTGTCATTACGTCGGGAATGCTTTTTTTGAAGATTACTCTCGCgaaagaaatggaaagaCAAAGGGGTAAAACGGGCTTGCTCTACTATGGAATTGCCACGCAAGTTGGATCGATGCTTGGCGCCTTTTCCATCATCGTTCCCGTCATCAAGAATCTCTTCCAACAGCCATCGAAATCAAGTTGCGGAATTTGA
- the LOC136185354 gene encoding protein IMPACT-A-like isoform X3, with translation MSNEVKQKEELEVLTSIYANEWKTVDEANQIYEIEISDSKVRLQIIRVVQHQSIKYNCELSHVRPLIASGLDQIYEDAEGEPVLFQWVEWIREFFESRKEASSSTPSATQSHSADSDEEIAETAASDYQNRFRVVEAASVVCPPISHGQPLVDRKSTFQAHLAPIHSTLQVQIVIDHLLENSKIAHATHNINAYRFFDETKRVWIHGCDDDGESAAGSRLLHLLQILQVENVLVIVSRWYGGIHLGPDRFKHINNCARDLLQHCGYIKSKDSKHKKKKGKASRS, from the exons ATGTCGAACGAAGTtaagcaaaaagaagaactcgaggttttgacgtcgatttaTGCAAACGAATGGAAGAcggtcgacgaagcgaaccAAATATACGAAATTGAAATATCCGATTCTAAAGTTCGGCTCCAA ATTATCCGAGTCGTTCAGCACCAGTctatcaaataca ATTGTGAGCTTTCGCACGTGCGCCCACTTATTGCGTCTGGTTTAGATCAGATATATGA AGATGCTGAAGGAGAGCCGGTTCTCTTCCAGTGGGTTGAATGGATACGTGAGTTTTTTGAGTCGAGAAAGGAAGCAAGTAGTTCAACTCCCTCGGCAACTCAATCACATTCTGCGGATTCTGATGAAGAAATTGCTGAAACTGCTGCCAGTGATTACCAAAATAGATTTAGAGTTG TAGAAGCTGCTTCGGTTGTGTGCCCTCCAATTTCCCACGGTCAGCCTCTTGTTGATCGTAAAAGCACGTTCCAGGCGCATCTAGCTCCAATTCACTCTACATTACAA gTTCAAATTGTAATTGATCATCTATTGGAAAACAGCAAAATTGCTCATGCCACTCACAATATTAATGCCTACCG GTTTTTTGATGAAACGAAACGGGTATGGATTCAcggttgcgacgacgacggtgaaaGCGCGGCAGGAAGTCGTCTATTGCATCTATTACAG ATTTTGCAAGTTGAAAATGTCCTCGTCATTGTGTCAAGATG GTATGGCGGTATTCACCTAGGACCAGATCGTTTTAAGCACATAAACAACTGTGCGAGAGATCTTCTCCAGCACTGTGGATACATTAAATCGAAA GACTCTAAacacaagaagaaaaagggaaaagcTTCTCGATCTTAG
- the LOC136185354 gene encoding protein IMPACT-A-like isoform X4 yields the protein MQTNGRRSTKRTKYTKLKYPILKFGSKLFCQQIIRVVQHQSIKYNCELSHVRPLIASGLDQIYEDAEGEPVLFQWVEWIREFFESRKEASSSTPSATQSHSADSDEEIAETAASDYQNRFRVVEAASVVCPPISHGQPLVDRKSTFQAHLAPIHSTLQVQIVIDHLLENSKIAHATHNINAYRFFDETKRVWIHGCDDDGESAAGSRLLHLLQILQVENVLVIVSRWYGGIHLGPDRFKHINNCARDLLQHCGYIKSKDSKHKKKKGKASRS from the exons aTGCAAACGAATGGAAGAcggtcgacgaagcgaaccAAATATACGAAATTGAAATATCCGATTCTAAAGTTCGGCTCCAA GTTATTCTGCCAACAGATTATCCGAGTCGTTCAGCACCAGTctatcaaataca ATTGTGAGCTTTCGCACGTGCGCCCACTTATTGCGTCTGGTTTAGATCAGATATATGA AGATGCTGAAGGAGAGCCGGTTCTCTTCCAGTGGGTTGAATGGATACGTGAGTTTTTTGAGTCGAGAAAGGAAGCAAGTAGTTCAACTCCCTCGGCAACTCAATCACATTCTGCGGATTCTGATGAAGAAATTGCTGAAACTGCTGCCAGTGATTACCAAAATAGATTTAGAGTTG TAGAAGCTGCTTCGGTTGTGTGCCCTCCAATTTCCCACGGTCAGCCTCTTGTTGATCGTAAAAGCACGTTCCAGGCGCATCTAGCTCCAATTCACTCTACATTACAA gTTCAAATTGTAATTGATCATCTATTGGAAAACAGCAAAATTGCTCATGCCACTCACAATATTAATGCCTACCG GTTTTTTGATGAAACGAAACGGGTATGGATTCAcggttgcgacgacgacggtgaaaGCGCGGCAGGAAGTCGTCTATTGCATCTATTACAG ATTTTGCAAGTTGAAAATGTCCTCGTCATTGTGTCAAGATG GTATGGCGGTATTCACCTAGGACCAGATCGTTTTAAGCACATAAACAACTGTGCGAGAGATCTTCTCCAGCACTGTGGATACATTAAATCGAAA GACTCTAAacacaagaagaaaaagggaaaagcTTCTCGATCTTAG
- the LOC136185352 gene encoding riboflavin transporter 2-like, with amino-acid sequence MPKSYEIAAFVFAALLGSGSWVAVNGVFSVSQPLWTRTPECYTLAAILAVAIQLGNIGAFLYVFADRYLLAGKEDRRRKLQERTIWTMYGIGTLSCVLLAFLWDKTGYIAGKHFSIALIVLTWCLALVDCTSTVTFLPYMGRFSPQLISALYVGEGFSGVIPAVLGLIQTQNTPLANESSYNCSDQGIESLRFSVGVYFGLLALLMLLSLIGFAGLNFYGGMRKLRKPEENQSLINNEEEECLETSIDNPEETINTTIETPCHQRSAVTCSRYYCLSLLLVTGWINFLTNGLLPPVSPYAYEPYGDHWSAAIVNIGLIFSPITAFISYWLPWKKILKQRTVITLVSVIVAISNALGGFVMWAASPKCDRDRPFHGEPGGAILMLLVNVVITSGIIFLKITLAKEMERQRGKSGLLYYGIATQVGSMLGAFSIIGPVIKNLFQPKSSCGI; translated from the exons ATGCCGAAATCGTACGAAATTGCGgcgttcgttttcgccgcgcTTTTAGGTTCCGGTTCTTGGGTGGCAGTCAATGGCGTTTTCTCCGTTTCTCAACCGCTATGGACTCGTACCCCAGAGTGCTACACTCTCGCGGCGATACTGGCCGTTGCTATACAACTGGGAAACATCGGAGCGTTTCTCTACGTATTCGCCGATCGATATCTATTGGCTGGGAAAGaagatcgaagaagaaaacttcAAGAGAGAACGATATGGACTATGTACGGGATCGGGACACTGTCTTGTGTTCTCCTCGCGTTTCTCTGGGATAAAACTGGTTATATAGCAGGAAAACATTTCAGCATTGCTCTTATCGTCTTGACGTGGTGCTTAGCTTTAGTCGACTGCACTTCAACAGTCACATTTCTGCCTTACATGGGTCGGTTTTCTCCCCAACTTATCAGTGCACTCTACGTTGGAGAAG GTTTCAGTGGCGTGATTCCTGCTGTTTTGGGATTGATTCAGACGCAGAATACTCCGCTTGCAAATGAGTCGAGCTATAACTGTTCGGATCAAGGTATCGAGAGCCTGCGTTTTTCCGTTGGCGTCTACTTCGGCTTGCTTGCTCTTCTCATGCTGCTGAGTTTGATTGGTTTTGCTGGTCTAAATTTCTATGGAGGAATGAGAAAATTACGGAAACCTGAGGAAAATCAAAGCCTTATTAacaacgaagaggaagaatgCCTGGAAACTTCCATTGATAACCCCGAAGAGACAATAAATACCACTATTGAAACTCCGTGCCACCAAAGATCAGCAGTGACTTGCTCTCGTTATTATTGTCTATCCTTGCTCTTGGTAACGGGATGGATCAACTTTCTTACCAACGGTCTTTTACCGCCTGTATCGCCATACGCATATGAGCCATACGGAGATCACTGGTCTGCAGCTATAGTCAACATTggattaatatttagtcctaTTACAGCGTTCATATCTTACTGGTTACCGTGGAAGAAAATTCTAAAGCAACGCACTGTGATTACACTTGTAAGTGTCATTGTTGCGATCTCAAATGCCTTGGGTGGATTTGTCATGTGGGCTGCTTCACCAAAGTGCGATCGAGACAGGCCATTTCATGGGGAGCCAGGTGGAGCCATTCTAATG CTATTGGTTAATGTTGTCATCACGTCgggaattatttttttgaagatTACTCTCGCgaaagaaatggaaagaCAAAGGGGTAAATCGGGCTTGCTCTACTATGGAATTGCCACGCAAGTTGGATCGATGCTTGGCGCCTTTTCCATCATCGGTCCCGTCATCAAGAATCTCTTCCAACCGAAATCAAGTTGCGGAATTTGA
- the LOC136185354 gene encoding protein IMPACT-A-like isoform X2 encodes MSNEVKQKEELEVLTSIYANEWKTVDEANQIYEIEISDSKVRLQVILPTDYPSRSAPVYQIHVDCELSHVRPLIASGLDQIYEDAEGEPVLFQWVEWIREFFESRKEASSSTPSATQSHSADSDEEIAETAASDYQNRFRVVEAASVVCPPISHGQPLVDRKSTFQAHLAPIHSTLQVQIVIDHLLENSKIAHATHNINAYRFFDETKRVWIHGCDDDGESAAGSRLLHLLQILQVENVLVIVSRWYGGIHLGPDRFKHINNCARDLLQHCGYIKSKDSKHKKKKGKASRS; translated from the exons ATGTCGAACGAAGTtaagcaaaaagaagaactcgaggttttgacgtcgatttaTGCAAACGAATGGAAGAcggtcgacgaagcgaaccAAATATACGAAATTGAAATATCCGATTCTAAAGTTCGGCTCCAA GTTATTCTGCCAACAGATTATCCGAGTCGTTCAGCACCAGTctatcaaataca TGTAGATTGTGAGCTTTCGCACGTGCGCCCACTTATTGCGTCTGGTTTAGATCAGATATATGA AGATGCTGAAGGAGAGCCGGTTCTCTTCCAGTGGGTTGAATGGATACGTGAGTTTTTTGAGTCGAGAAAGGAAGCAAGTAGTTCAACTCCCTCGGCAACTCAATCACATTCTGCGGATTCTGATGAAGAAATTGCTGAAACTGCTGCCAGTGATTACCAAAATAGATTTAGAGTTG TAGAAGCTGCTTCGGTTGTGTGCCCTCCAATTTCCCACGGTCAGCCTCTTGTTGATCGTAAAAGCACGTTCCAGGCGCATCTAGCTCCAATTCACTCTACATTACAA gTTCAAATTGTAATTGATCATCTATTGGAAAACAGCAAAATTGCTCATGCCACTCACAATATTAATGCCTACCG GTTTTTTGATGAAACGAAACGGGTATGGATTCAcggttgcgacgacgacggtgaaaGCGCGGCAGGAAGTCGTCTATTGCATCTATTACAG ATTTTGCAAGTTGAAAATGTCCTCGTCATTGTGTCAAGATG GTATGGCGGTATTCACCTAGGACCAGATCGTTTTAAGCACATAAACAACTGTGCGAGAGATCTTCTCCAGCACTGTGGATACATTAAATCGAAA GACTCTAAacacaagaagaaaaagggaaaagcTTCTCGATCTTAG
- the LOC136185354 gene encoding protein IMPACT-A-like isoform X1, giving the protein MSNEVKQKEELEVLTSIYANEWKTVDEANQIYEIEISDSKVRLQVKREELDVVNRSQKMEQVILPTDYPSRSAPVYQIHVDCELSHVRPLIASGLDQIYEDAEGEPVLFQWVEWIREFFESRKEASSSTPSATQSHSADSDEEIAETAASDYQNRFRVVEAASVVCPPISHGQPLVDRKSTFQAHLAPIHSTLQVQIVIDHLLENSKIAHATHNINAYRFFDETKRVWIHGCDDDGESAAGSRLLHLLQILQVENVLVIVSRWYGGIHLGPDRFKHINNCARDLLQHCGYIKSKDSKHKKKKGKASRS; this is encoded by the exons ATGTCGAACGAAGTtaagcaaaaagaagaactcgaggttttgacgtcgatttaTGCAAACGAATGGAAGAcggtcgacgaagcgaaccAAATATACGAAATTGAAATATCCGATTCTAAAGTTCGGCTCCAAGTAAAAAGAGAGGAATTAGACGTGGTGAATCGTAGTCAAAAGATGGAACAGGTTATTCTGCCAACAGATTATCCGAGTCGTTCAGCACCAGTctatcaaataca TGTAGATTGTGAGCTTTCGCACGTGCGCCCACTTATTGCGTCTGGTTTAGATCAGATATATGA AGATGCTGAAGGAGAGCCGGTTCTCTTCCAGTGGGTTGAATGGATACGTGAGTTTTTTGAGTCGAGAAAGGAAGCAAGTAGTTCAACTCCCTCGGCAACTCAATCACATTCTGCGGATTCTGATGAAGAAATTGCTGAAACTGCTGCCAGTGATTACCAAAATAGATTTAGAGTTG TAGAAGCTGCTTCGGTTGTGTGCCCTCCAATTTCCCACGGTCAGCCTCTTGTTGATCGTAAAAGCACGTTCCAGGCGCATCTAGCTCCAATTCACTCTACATTACAA gTTCAAATTGTAATTGATCATCTATTGGAAAACAGCAAAATTGCTCATGCCACTCACAATATTAATGCCTACCG GTTTTTTGATGAAACGAAACGGGTATGGATTCAcggttgcgacgacgacggtgaaaGCGCGGCAGGAAGTCGTCTATTGCATCTATTACAG ATTTTGCAAGTTGAAAATGTCCTCGTCATTGTGTCAAGATG GTATGGCGGTATTCACCTAGGACCAGATCGTTTTAAGCACATAAACAACTGTGCGAGAGATCTTCTCCAGCACTGTGGATACATTAAATCGAAA GACTCTAAacacaagaagaaaaagggaaaagcTTCTCGATCTTAG
- the LOC136185515 gene encoding E3 ubiquitin-protein ligase Hakai-like, with protein MADLELDSEGTGTGSGSRTSVRRNIALKLKPQSTKSSKGVPKKTKKIVKSGNDSTETSSTDKSPLFPKQGKEELVWNQEMNLVGEKVDNANIHQCEKCILPVVTYGRFKKCKHSFCMECAQKAAGKCPKCGDENQSLERGTMEGVYICCHGGSRHGFQGCRKSYLSQRDLQAHVKYRHEGGQEAQRRDKEKGKESQQPPHHQQPQQPHQMTAGMPPPFGGFQAMPRPPFHPVMGPPDVLLRGPMPGPLPGMRPPMPFDHPGGPRAPFPFPMQGAWPGAPRPPFY; from the exons ATGGCTG ACCTCGAACTGGATTCTGAGGGAACGGGAACGGGGTCCGGTTCTCGCACGTCCGTGCGTCGCAACATTGCCCTAAAACTGAAGCCTCAATCGACAAAATCGAGCAAAGGGGTcccgaaaaagacgaaaaagatcGTCAAGTCCG GAAACGACTCGACCGAAACATCGTCGACAGACAAATCTCCTCTCTTTCCTaaacaaggaaaagaagaacttgTTTGGAACCAGGAG atgaATCTTGTCGGAGAGAAAGTTGACAATGCAAATATTCACCAGTGCGAAAAGTGCATACTTCCGGTTGTGACGTATGGCAGATTC AAGAAATGCAAGCATTCCTTTTGCATGGAATGTGCCCAAAAAGCAGCAGGAAAATGCCCCAA GTGCGGTGACGAGAACCAAAGTCTGGAACGTGGCACAATGGAAGGAGTCTACATCTGTTGCCATGGCGGCAGTCGCCACGGATTCCAAGGATGTCGAAAGAGCTACCTGTCACAACGAGATCTTCAAGCGCACGTCAAGTATCGACACGAAGGTGGCCAGGAGGCGCAACGAAGAGACAAGGAAAAGGGAAAGGAGTCCCAACAACCGCCGCACCACCAGCAGCCACAACAGCCGCATCAGATGACTGCTGGCATGCCGCCTCCATTTGGTGGTTTTCAAGCAATGCCAAGACCTCCCTTTCATCCAGTCATGGGGCCACCTGACGTTCTACTC CGTGGGCCAATGCCGGGTCCCCTGCCTGGTATGAGACCCCCTATGCCTTTCGATCATCCTGGCGGTCCTCgcgctccttttccttttcctatGCAGGGAGCATGGCCCGGCGCTCCGAGGCCACCCttttattaa
- the LOC136185351 gene encoding alanine aminotransferase 2-like: MRSLLAWSRIVRASRRTMATGTKKEVIGIAQVNPNVIKAQYAVRGPILDTVNAVEKQLQQKDHGLSFSEVVKVNIGNPQALKQKPITFSRQVLAACAYNELSEKDVFPSDVVDRARMILNSCEGHSMGAYSDSKGIKVVRQHVVEFLEARDKHPADTEKIFMSNGASEGIRMVLELIATGEGKTRSGVMIPIPQYPLYTASLQELGMPAVPYYLDEDNGWKLDANDLYRNVKAARETCNPVMLVVINPGNPTGQILTEQNMKEIIKFCADENLVLLADEVYQENIYAPEKSFVSFKKALRDMGPDYENFQLISCHSTSKGFYGECGQRGGYLEVIGFPDDVMGQLLKLASVKLCPAVAGQIIADTIVKPPHVGGPSRDLYFKEKAAILDSLAERAHLVSKSLNEIEGVSCNPVEGSMYAFPRITMPEKAITAAKKVGLAPDALFCKEMVEQKGICTVPGSGFGQKEGTFHFRMTILPPLEQLQRIVVDIKDFHKEFSTRYA, translated from the exons ATGCGTTCGCTACTTGCTTGGTCACGTATAGTTAGAGCATCCAGACGAACTATGGCAACTGGCACGAAGAAGGAAGTGATCGGCATAGCGCAGGTCAACCCCAACGTGATAAAGGCTCAATACGCCGTTCGAGGCCCCATTTTGGACACGGTCAACGCAGTCGAAAAACAACTCCAGCAA AAAGATCACGGGCTCTCGTTCAGCGAAGTCGTCAAAGTGAACATCGGAAATCCACAGGCGTTGAAGCAGAAGCCGATTACGTTTAGTCGCCAG GTTCTCGCCGCGTGCGCGTACAACGAACTTTcggaaaaagacgtttttcctAGCGACGTAGTCGATCGCGCGCGAATGATACTGAATTCGTGCGAAGGCCACAGCATGG GCGCCTACAGTGATTCGAAAGGAATCAAAGTCGTTCGACAGCACGTTGTCGAGTTTCTTGAAGCGCGAGACAAGCATCCCGCCGACACggaaaaaattttcatgAGCAATGGAGCCTCAGAAGGAATCAGG atggtTTTGGAGTTGATTGCAACTGGCGAAGGCAAAACGAGATCAGGAGTCATGATTCCTATTCCACAGTATCCTCTTTATACGGCCAGTTTGCAAGAACTGGGAATGCCAGCG GTTCCTTATTATTTGGATGAAGATAATGGCTGGAAATTGGATGCCAATGATTTGTACAGGAACGTGAAAGCGGCTCGAGAAACGTGCAATCCTGTTATGCTGGTTGTCATCAATCCGGGAAATCCTACTG GGCAAATATTGACTGAGCAAAACATGAAGGAAATCATCAAATTTTGTGCCGACGAAAATCTCGTTCTTTTGGCAGACGAA GTCTATCAGGAGAACATCTACGCCCCAGAAAAGTCTTTTGTCTCGTTCAAGAAAGCTCTCCGAGACATGGGCCCAGACTATGAGAATTTCCAATTGATATCATGCCACTCGACGTCAAAGGGATTTTACGGAGA ATGTGGACAACGTGGAGGGTATCTCGAAGTGATAGGATTtcctgatgacgtcatgggACAGCTTCTCAAGCTCGCTTCTGTCAAATTGTGTCCAGCGGTGGCAGGACAA ATTATTGCTGATACCATTGTGAAACCTCCTCATGTGGGTGGTCCATCGCGTGACCTCTATTTCAAA GAAAAGGCGGCTATACTCGACTCGTTGGCAGAACGAGCTCATCTTGTTTCGAAAAGTCTCAATGAAATTGAAGGGGTTTCGTGCAATCCCGTCGAGGGATCGATGTACGCTTTTCCGAGAATAACGATGCCGGAAAAGGCAATCACTGCAGCCAAA AAAGTGGGTCTTGCACCAGACGCCTTGTTCTGTAAAGAAATGGTGGAACAGAAGGGAATATGCACCGTACCCGGAAGTGGATTTGGACAGAAAGAAGGAACGTTTCACTTCAG AATGACCATATTGCCACCGTTGGAACAACTTCAAAGAATCGTCGTGGACATCAAAGACTTCCACAAGGAATTCTCGACGAGGTATGCTTGA